The Ciconia boyciana chromosome 7, ASM3463844v1, whole genome shotgun sequence region CTGGGCGGGGGGCACCGCTTGGGGTGCCCCTCCCTGCATCCCACctgtccctgcacccccccccccgggctgggTGACCGCCCCGTCCCACCCTGGAGGTGACCGCATCTTGGGGCAGGTAGGCGGCTCCTGGCCGGCTCCTGGGGCACGCTGGCTGGGCTCTCTGGGGGACCGGCACCCTAGCCACCCTACTCACACGGCCACGGGAGGTTTTGCAGCTTGAGTCCCCCAAGCCAGCCTGCGCGGGGCTCACCGATAACATAGGAAGGGAGTGAGAGAGACCCCTcggcccccggcccctcaccGTGCCCCCCCCCAGTTTCTTCTGCAGGACTGGGATATTTGAGGATTCGTCAGCAGACACCGGGCATGTCCCTTGTGCCGTCCCCAACTGCATGGGGCACAGGGGGGCTAGTGGTGAGCGGCTCGGTGCAGGCATCACCCCAAGGCTCCTGCATAATTtggggcagctgggaggaggagaaaggggcgCATCTTTTCTGGTGCAAATGGGGAGCTTTGTTCCCCACCGCCCACATCCCCAGCGCCTCCCGGTGCAGGGGCCACGCAGGGTGGGAGGCAGAGCATGCTGCCGGCGTAGGGTTGGGATCCTGGGCGCCTGGGTTCCCCTCCCAGTTGTGCCACCGCCTGCCTGCGTGACCTTGGGCGAGTCACCTCACCTCCTCCCCTGTCACCAGGGCAGGCGCATGtcctcatcccatcccctcATCAGTAACGAGGTCCTTTTTATTCCTTAGGGCCGAGAATTACTGGTGGCGGGGTCAGAATAAGCGGACCCTAAAAGTGGGCCAGTTCCCCCGAAACACGGTGACCTCGGTGGCGGGGCTGTCGGCCCATGACATCAGCCAGCCGCTTAAAAACAGCTTCATCCACACAGGCCATGGAGACACCAACCCGCAGCACTGCTGGGGGTTTCCCGATAAAATTGATGAGTAAGAAactttctgtcttctctgcatctcctgcctgctccctgccttccccgCTGCCTGCCGGGCACGGGAGCGAGCCATGGCTtggctgccccccccccacccttgAAGCATCTCTTCCCCCCTGCTGTACTGGGGACAGTGGCTCCGGGTAGGGTCCGTGCAGCTGGACTAACTCCTTCGCCTTTTCTTACTAATGGGGTCAGGGACGTGGGGGGCTGCTGTGCTTGTGGGGGGCTGTCCCGGGGGAGGAGCACCTTCTctcagccccgcagccccttgTGGCTgtcccggggcagggggagatcaGTAAGCACCACCCTGGAGGTGGCCGCATTACCCCAATGCTTTTGGGGTGTCCCAGGGCTGCTAAACCCACGCCTTTCAGTGCCTGCATGGAGAGAAGCTGTGGCGGGGGTGCAGCCCGGCCCCACGCTTTTAACAGCATGAATcctcttaaaaagcaaaatatgaaaaaaatccaccaaaatGCTTTCCCCCCTCCACTCCATCAGGAGAGACCCCAGTTGGTCTgcgatggggagggggggtcagGTGGGACCCCCCACCTGCCAGGTGGGACTGGCCAGGCCTggcatgggtgctgggggcaccgggggcgGTGGGCAGGGGCACCTTGGCTCGGGGCAGTGGGCATGGGGGGTCTCTGCCagcgctgggctgggggggacgtGGGAGGGCTGTGTATGGGGGGCAGGATAGGATTTCAAAGCCTGGAAAGCTCCCGCTGGCTAGCCAGCTCCTGTGCCGGGCTCGGCGCAGCCTATCCCCTGGGATCGTGATCTCCGCCACTGTTCAGCATCCCAGCCTCAGGACAGCTCTGCCGGTGCCCTCCGTCCCGGCCTGACCCCCGCCACGGTGCCCCATGCCATGGGCTGTGCCGGCAGCCCTCGGAGGGCTGAACCGAGGCGCCGTGCATGCGGACCTAGCTCGTGCCCCGGCAAgcctccccgcgccccgctgCGTGGGCACAGGCGCTGGGTACGTGCCGCCCGGGCCGCCGAGAACGCACCGAGCTCGGCACACACCCAGGCCTTCGGGCTGCGCTGGCTCCCGCCGGCTCTCTGCCTCACCGCGCCTGGCTTGCGATGGCTCGCCCAGGCCTCCTGGCACCCCACCGGCATGCCGTACCGGGGCACCGTGCCCTGGGCGCAGCATCGTGCTGCGGCGGCACCCCGGTGCTGGGGGGTGTCCCAGGCACCACACCCCGCATCAGCACCCTGGGCACTGCACCCTGTTTGCAGTCCCCTGGACGTGGCACATCATGCACGTGGAGCCAGAGAGGGGAGGGTGACACTGGGACAGCACCGGGCTCTGCCATAGCACCGAAAGCCTCTGGGATGGGATGCTGTGATGCTTGTGGGGATGGTACTTGCTGGGACATGGTGCGTGgcggcagggctgtggggtgtcCTGAGGGACGTGGTGTGGGAGGAAAGGGACCCACACGGCCCTCACTGACCCTCGACACTCTCTCCCCACAGGCTGTACCTGGGAAATCCCATGGACCCTCCTGACATTTTAGGTGTTGACCCAAGCGCTGCCAGACCCACCCAGCTTCCAGGCAGGGCTAAAAGTGAGcagcttttccccttccccctgcccgTCAGCTGTGCAAAGCCCCCATCCCCgtgccctgctgccagggtgATGGGCTCAACCCTCTCCTTTCCATCTCTCTGCTGACACTTGCTTTTTGCAGACCCAGGGGGGAGCTGGGGTGACAGGGCGCGTTGACACCTGGCCAtgtgccaccaccagcagcgTGGGCGGCCGGTGGCTCTGCCCGGCTGGACTCTGCCCCGCTGCCCTTCGTCTGGGTCCcttgtcccctcccagcttcctgcgGCTGGGCTCTCCGGTACGGGGGATCTCAGCGGAGCCACCACGAGGAGGGAGCTCAGACGCTGTGCATGTGCTGCAGCCCCCCTAAACCTGCAATTTTCCCTTGGGGGGACTTCCCACCAGCATCCTCCCTGCGCCCCACCAGTGATGGGGGACACGACAAAGCATGCACCCCGCTAACGAGCGCCCCGGCCGCCACTTGCTCTGCGCGCTCACCCCGTGCCTCCCCTCTTCTCGGGCTCTCTCTTCTCCCGCAGGGCAGCCGCCTCCGCGCCCGCCTCAGCCTACCGTCCTGCTCACCAGTAAGTCGGGCTTTTTTGGgtgctgctctccttccttcttgccccccttcttttctctcttagCTCCTTTCACCCCCTCTGTCCCCCGGGTACCGCCGTGCACCTATGGGTGATGGCATCTGCAATGGGGGCACAGATGCAGAGCAGGGTggccagcctggggcagggtgctgtggggccaCCGGGTGGGGAAGGGtacccctgcccttccccactcCACGGCCTCCCGGCAccctgccccctgccctggCATGCATCGCTGCGCCCAAGGGGGGAGCAAAGGTGGCTGAAGCTATGGGGCAGttggggggcttggggatgCAGATGCCCCCCTTTTCACCCCAGAGATGGGTGCCAGAACCTTCAccatccctctccatcccctcctaGAGCCCTGCTACGACCCAGtcagtgaggaggaggagggtctGCCGGGGGGTCTCCGAAAGCTCTGCCTGAAGAAGCCAGGCACAGGGAAGGGTCTGCGGCCAGTCAAGCCGTCGGCACGGGTACCGGGCACTAAGGTGGGCGAGCGGCAACCCAGCCGGCCGGCAAGCGAGGGGCCAGCAGGCGGTGAGGTAACCCTCATCGATTTTGGGGAGGAAGTGCCCCAAGGTAGCCCCTCGCCAGTGGGGGAGCTGACGACCCCATCGTTGGTCAAGCTGGCCATGGAGGCCTTCTCCTTGCTGGACAAGACCCCACCACAGAGCCCCACGCGGGCTCTACCCCGGCCCCTCCACCCCACGCCAGTGGTGGACTGGGACGCCCGTCCCTTGCCCCCGCCACCTGCCTATGATGACGTGGCACAGGACGAGGATGACTTCGAGGTCTGCTCCATCACCAGCCCCCCAAGCCGGCGGGGCAAGACCAACTATGGCTTTGTGGACGAGGGCGAGCGGGGACCAGTGCTGGAGGACAACCTCTTCCTGCCCCCCAAGGAGACCAAGCAGCCCAGCCTGACGCAGACCACTGAGCTCTTcgaggagctgcagcaggagtgCATGAAGAGGCTCAACGTCCCCCTGGGACCAGCTGTCCCCGCTGATGACaagccccaaatccccccccgCGTCCCCATCCCGCCCCGGCCCCTACGCCGCAACGAGCCCGGGCGCTGGTCAGGGGAGCTTTCCCCAGCTTCGGGGGGCGAGGAAGACCGGCCGCCCCAGATTCCCCCCCGGGACCCGCTGTCGCAGCCCACCTCCCGGACGCCCAGCCCCATGGCCCTGCAGGTGGGCTCCCCCCAGCAACGCACCccgctctgctcctgcctctccacCTCGCCGGGGAAGCCCATGCCCACCACGCAGAGCTTCGCCCTCGACCCCAAGTACGCCACCCCCAAGGTCATCCAGGCGCAGGGCAAGGACTGCTCCAAGGGACCCTGCATCCTGCCCATCGTGAAGGATGGGCAGAAGGTCAGCAGCACCCACTACTACCTACTGCCCGAGCGCCCTGCCTACCTGGACAAGTACGAGAAGTTTTTCAAGGAGGCCAAAAGCCCCGAGGAGGTGCTGGCGTCCCGCCCGGTCACCACAGCCACCGTCCGTCCCATGGTGCAGCAGCCGCCGCCAGACTGCAAGGCCAACTTCTCCTCCAACAACAGCAACCCTGGGCCCAAGTGCCTGGTGAAagcctcctgcagcctccagaAGATTGTCTACGATGGCCCAGATGGCTACCGCCCCGCTGACAAGATCCGACTGGTAAGTGGCATCCCTGGTGTCCGTGGGCAAGAAGGGGTGCGGTGGCCATGGGCTCGCTTGGGCAAGAGCCATCCCCACCCTGTGCCTTGGTTTCCCCATGTTCAGCCCTCAAGGGGTGGCTACGAGGGGTTCCCCAGACATGCTGTGGGGCAGAAGTGTCATTGCAACTCCTAAATGGGTATCGCAAGCCCTTCTAACCCGAATTAGCCCTACCTACGgccccagggagggggaggaaggtggCTGTCACTGCAGTCCCCTTGGGCTCTCCGGGCTGGGTCCATGGTGTCTGCGCCCAGGCCCAGGAAGGGCTGGAGATCCTGGGGATGGTCCCAGCTCCAGGCTGACGGTGCTCTGcgggggcagagctgggatggggggCTCCAGCCACGGGCTCCTCGCTGCCCAGGGGTGGTGGCGGGCACTGACCATGAGCCCCCCCCAGGTGCAGGACACTGTGCACGGCGTGACCACCGAAGAGTGCCAGGCGGCCCTGCAGAACCACGGCTGGAGCGTCCAGCGGGCCATCCAGTACCTGAAGGTACCGCACgcccccgtccccccacccTGGCTCCTGCGAGAGTGGTGGCACCCCGTCACCCCCCTCGCCGTGCCCCGTCCCCTTGCAGGTGGAGCAGCTCTTCTGCCTGGGGCTGAAGTCCCGCGTCGAGTGCCACCGGGTGCTGGAGATGTTCGACTGGAACCTGGCCCAGGCCAGCTCCCACCTCCTCGATCCCTACAGCACCGCCCGCCAGAAGTAGGGGCACgggtggttttttggggggggtctccATGCCACGCTGCTCTTGGCCAGCTAGCACCGTCACCCCTCCTGAGCTCACGTCCTCTCCTCTTCTTACAGGCGGTGACAGCGGGGACGGGGCGAGCTGCATCGGATCCGGAGCAGGCATCTCGCCGTGGGGCCACCCCCCCGGTGCCCACTCCCACCCATGCAACCTGCTGCTGGACTCTGGACTGAGCCCCTGTTTGGGGGACGTGGACACCTCGAAAGGGAGCCTGCCCAGTGCCCCAGACTTGCCAGGGTGCCTGCGCCCTGGCTTCGGCGATGGGCTCCGTCCCCTGGCCACTTGTTGAATTGTTTTTGtaaagagaaatgtaattttaatatatatatattatatatatatatatatatataaaatattctatggagaggaggagggtgcCTGTGGCCGTCTCCCAGGTTCATCCCTGCCGATGCACAGGGACAGGCCATGTCTCCATGGGCACCGGTtcctccctgcaggcagccgGGACTGTGACCCGTGGGACCTGCCGCAGGGATGGAGCCCGGGTGCAGGGTGCCTGGGAGGGGATGCACATGTGCTGTGGTGCCCAGCAGGCGTTGGGGATCCCCAGGGAGCTGTATGACAAAGGCACCCATAAAACCCGCCAGTGATGGCTCGCAGGCTGTTTTGGCATGCAAAGGTCTCCCCATCGGGGGCTGCTGGGTTTTGTCACACGCTGTCCCACACGCAGGAGCAAAGCTTGAAGGCTGGGCACGGTTTTGCCCCCTCCAGCCGGGCGGTGCTTGCCCACGGCAATGCCCCTGTGCAGGGAGCCCACTGCGGCAGGGCCCCCCTTgccccggcgccccgccgcAGTTCGGCTCCAGGCCACTGCCTGACTCATGCCCGGGCAGGGAGTGGCGGGACCGGCGTCGCACCCCCACCCACACGAGGGGCGTTGTGCAACCGGATGCTACCGCGCAGCCGGAGCCAGGTGCTAATGGGGAGGTAGGGGGCTGGCCCCCATGGCGTCCCAGGCCAGGTGGCAGTGCTACCCCCCCCCAAGCAGGTGTCAGAGCCCCTTAGCTGGGTTCCCTGGGGTGCCACcttgcagcagcaccaggaagCGGTCTCCGTGCAGGTGGAGGAGGACCTCGGTGCCCAAACCCACCGGGTCCATGGGCATTGGTGGTACCTGGTCCCCAGCATGCCCTGTGTTCTAGAGCTGGTGGCTTCAGAGGAGAGACCCTGCCATGCACAGTGAGTCACCTGGCAGGAAGGGCTGCCCTGGCATGGCTGTGGGTCCATGGCCGTGGGTCCCTCTCCCTGGCAGATGGTACCCAGCCACATCGCCTATGTGCCATGTGCACCGACAGCTCTGCTCATCTCCggcctcccagccctccctgagcatggggacagggaatTTTGCCGGTGCTGCTGTGGGCACAGCTATGCATAGGTGCTTTGggctctctgtgcctcagttttcccaTCTAAGGTGCAGCTACCAGGGCATGGCAGGCAGGTGGGATGGCTGTCAGTGAAGTGAGGAAGGCACAACACCTTCACCCACTTATTTCCCCCCCACCTTAAATGATCCCGGAGCTGGGCTAGGCCCCGTGAAGAAGCAAACGTGTGTTTGCTGCAGTGTTTGCTGCAGCCTCCCTTTGCACAGCCGGGTGCGCCTGGCCGCTGTCCCCCGTGGAAGGTGACCTGCAACCTAGGACAAGGCCCGGACCTGCCGCCCGTG contains the following coding sequences:
- the TNK2 gene encoding activated CDC42 kinase 1 isoform X3; this encodes MGERCDYQRLSSTEEEEEMLGPLPHSFSDSTGQRALRPGSGRPAPSPRQDVAPGMPCRRRLSCSMQAEEGTDWLLELLTELQLQQYFLRIRDELNVTRLSHFEYVKNEDLEKIGMGRPGQRRLWEAVKRRKAMCKRKSWMSKVFSGKRPESELPPQPQSTFRKPPTPPPPEAGGQNSLTCLVRERDLSLFEKLGDGSFGVVRRGEWCTPAGKTLNVAVKCLKTDVLSQPEALDDFIREVNAMHSLDHRNLIRLYGVVLSHPMKMVTELAPLGSLLDRLRKNQGHFLISTLCQYAIQVAKGMAYLESKRFIHRDLAARNILLASNELVKIGDFGLMRALPKNDDHYVMQEHRKVPFAWCAPESLKTRTFSHASDTWMFGVTLWEMFTYGQEPWIGLNGSQILHKIDKEGERLPRPEDCPQDVYNVMLQCWAHKPEDRPTFVALRDFLVEAQPTDMRALQDFEEPDKLHIQMNDIITVIEGRAENYWWRGQNKRTLKVGQFPRNTVTSVAGLSAHDISQPLKNSFIHTGHGDTNPQHCWGFPDKIDELYLGNPMDPPDILGVDPSAARPTQLPGRAKKPCYDPVSEEEEGLPGGLRKLCLKKPGTGKGLRPVKPSARVPGTKVGERQPSRPASEGPAGGEVTLIDFGEEVPQGSPSPVGELTTPSLVKLAMEAFSLLDKTPPQSPTRALPRPLHPTPVVDWDARPLPPPPAYDDVAQDEDDFEVCSITSPPSRRGKTNYGFVDEGERGPVLEDNLFLPPKETKQPSLTQTTELFEELQQECMKRLNVPLGPAVPADDKPQIPPRVPIPPRPLRRNEPGRWSGELSPASGGEEDRPPQIPPRDPLSQPTSRTPSPMALQVGSPQQRTPLCSCLSTSPGKPMPTTQSFALDPKYATPKVIQAQGKDCSKGPCILPIVKDGQKVSSTHYYLLPERPAYLDKYEKFFKEAKSPEEVLASRPVTTATVRPMVQQPPPDCKANFSSNNSNPGPKCLVKASCSLQKIVYDGPDGYRPADKIRLVQDTVHGVTTEECQAALQNHGWSVQRAIQYLKVEQLFCLGLKSRVECHRVLEMFDWNLAQASSHLLDPYSTARQKR
- the TNK2 gene encoding activated CDC42 kinase 1 isoform X4, whose protein sequence is MRRFQALRRSFPFLTRFRLYRRLSCSMQAEEGTDWLLELLTELQLQQYFLRIRDELNVTRLSHFEYVKNEDLEKIGMGRPGQRRLWEAVKRRKAMCKRKSWMSKVFSGKRPESELPPQPQSTFRKPPTPPPPEAGGQNSLTCLVRERDLSLFEKLGDGSFGVVRRGEWCTPAGKTLNVAVKCLKTDVLSQPEALDDFIREVNAMHSLDHRNLIRLYGVVLSHPMKMVTELAPLGSLLDRLRKNQGHFLISTLCQYAIQVAKGMAYLESKRFIHRDLAARNILLASNELVKIGDFGLMRALPKNDDHYVMQEHRKVPFAWCAPESLKTRTFSHASDTWMFGVTLWEMFTYGQEPWIGLNGSQILHKIDKEGERLPRPEDCPQDVYNVMLQCWAHKPEDRPTFVALRDFLVEAQPTDMRALQDFEEPDKLHIQMNDIITVIEGRAENYWWRGQNKRTLKVGQFPRNTVTSVAGLSAHDISQPLKNSFIHTGHGDTNPQHCWGFPDKIDELYLGNPMDPPDILGVDPSAARPTQLPGRAKRQPPPRPPQPTVLLTKPCYDPVSEEEEGLPGGLRKLCLKKPGTGKGLRPVKPSARVPGTKVGERQPSRPASEGPAGGEVTLIDFGEEVPQGSPSPVGELTTPSLVKLAMEAFSLLDKTPPQSPTRALPRPLHPTPVVDWDARPLPPPPAYDDVAQDEDDFEVCSITSPPSRRGKTNYGFVDEGERGPVLEDNLFLPPKETKQPSLTQTTELFEELQQECMKRLNVPLGPAVPADDKPQIPPRVPIPPRPLRRNEPGRWSGELSPASGGEEDRPPQIPPRDPLSQPTSRTPSPMALQVGSPQQRTPLCSCLSTSPGKPMPTTQSFALDPKYATPKVIQAQGKDCSKGPCILPIVKDGQKVSSTHYYLLPERPAYLDKYEKFFKEAKSPEEVLASRPVTTATVRPMVQQPPPDCKANFSSNNSNPGPKCLVKASCSLQKIVYDGPDGYRPADKIRLVQDTVHGVTTEECQAALQNHGWSVQRAIQYLKVEQLFCLGLKSRVECHRVLEMFDWNLAQASSHLLDPYSTARQKR
- the TNK2 gene encoding activated CDC42 kinase 1 isoform X5, with protein sequence MQAEEGTDWLLELLTELQLQQYFLRIRDELNVTRLSHFEYVKNEDLEKIGMGRPGQRRLWEAVKRRKAMCKRKSWMSKVFSGKRPESELPPQPQSTFRKPPTPPPPEAGGQNSLTCLVRERDLSLFEKLGDGSFGVVRRGEWCTPAGKTLNVAVKCLKTDVLSQPEALDDFIREVNAMHSLDHRNLIRLYGVVLSHPMKMVTELAPLGSLLDRLRKNQGHFLISTLCQYAIQVAKGMAYLESKRFIHRDLAARNILLASNELVKIGDFGLMRALPKNDDHYVMQEHRKVPFAWCAPESLKTRTFSHASDTWMFGVTLWEMFTYGQEPWIGLNGSQILHKIDKEGERLPRPEDCPQDVYNVMLQCWAHKPEDRPTFVALRDFLVEAQPTDMRALQDFEEPDKLHIQMNDIITVIEGRAENYWWRGQNKRTLKVGQFPRNTVTSVAGLSAHDISQPLKNSFIHTGHGDTNPQHCWGFPDKIDELYLGNPMDPPDILGVDPSAARPTQLPGRAKRQPPPRPPQPTVLLTKPCYDPVSEEEEGLPGGLRKLCLKKPGTGKGLRPVKPSARVPGTKVGERQPSRPASEGPAGGEVTLIDFGEEVPQGSPSPVGELTTPSLVKLAMEAFSLLDKTPPQSPTRALPRPLHPTPVVDWDARPLPPPPAYDDVAQDEDDFEVCSITSPPSRRGKTNYGFVDEGERGPVLEDNLFLPPKETKQPSLTQTTELFEELQQECMKRLNVPLGPAVPADDKPQIPPRVPIPPRPLRRNEPGRWSGELSPASGGEEDRPPQIPPRDPLSQPTSRTPSPMALQVGSPQQRTPLCSCLSTSPGKPMPTTQSFALDPKYATPKVIQAQGKDCSKGPCILPIVKDGQKVSSTHYYLLPERPAYLDKYEKFFKEAKSPEEVLASRPVTTATVRPMVQQPPPDCKANFSSNNSNPGPKCLVKASCSLQKIVYDGPDGYRPADKIRLVQDTVHGVTTEECQAALQNHGWSVQRAIQYLKVEQLFCLGLKSRVECHRVLEMFDWNLAQASSHLLDPYSTARQKR
- the TNK2 gene encoding activated CDC42 kinase 1 isoform X1; its protein translation is MGERCDYQRLSSTEEEEEMLGPLPHSFSDSTGQRALRPGSGRPAPSPRQDVAPGMPCRRRLSCSMQAEEGTDWLLELLTELQLQQYFLRIRDELNVTRLSHFEYVKNEDLEKIGMGRPGQRRLWEAVKRRKAMCKRKSWMSKVFSGKRPESELPPQPQSTFRKPPTPPPPEAGGQNSLTCLVRERDLSLFEKLGDGSFGVVRRGEWCTPAGKTLNVAVKCLKTDVLSQPEALDDFIREVNAMHSLDHRNLIRLYGVVLSHPMKMVTELAPLGSLLDRLRKNQGHFLISTLCQYAIQVAKGMAYLESKRFIHRDLAARNILLASNELVKIGDFGLMRALPKNDDHYVMQEHRKVPFAWCAPESLKTRTFSHASDTWMFGVTLWEMFTYGQEPWIGLNGSQILHKIDKEGERLPRPEDCPQDVYNVMLQCWAHKPEDRPTFVALRDFLVEAQPTDMRALQDFEEPDKLHIQMNDIITVIEGRAENYWWRGQNKRTLKVGQFPRNTVTSVAGLSAHDISQPLKNSFIHTGHGDTNPQHCWGFPDKIDELYLGNPMDPPDILGVDPSAARPTQLPGRAKRQPPPRPPQPTVLLTKPCYDPVSEEEEGLPGGLRKLCLKKPGTGKGLRPVKPSARVPGTKVGERQPSRPASEGPAGGEVTLIDFGEEVPQGSPSPVGELTTPSLVKLAMEAFSLLDKTPPQSPTRALPRPLHPTPVVDWDARPLPPPPAYDDVAQDEDDFEVCSITSPPSRRGKTNYGFVDEGERGPVLEDNLFLPPKETKQPSLTQTTELFEELQQECMKRLNVPLGPAVPADDKPQIPPRVPIPPRPLRRNEPGRWSGELSPASGGEEDRPPQIPPRDPLSQPTSRTPSPMALQVGSPQQRTPLCSCLSTSPGKPMPTTQSFALDPKYATPKVIQAQGKDCSKGPCILPIVKDGQKVSSTHYYLLPERPAYLDKYEKFFKEAKSPEEVLASRPVTTATVRPMVQQPPPDCKANFSSNNSNPGPKCLVKASCSLQKIVYDGPDGYRPADKIRLVQDTVHGVTTEECQAALQNHGWSVQRAIQYLKVEQLFCLGLKSRVECHRVLEMFDWNLAQASSHLLDPYSTARQKR
- the TNK2 gene encoding activated CDC42 kinase 1 isoform X2, whose product is MGERCDYQRLSSTEEEEEMLGPLPHSFSDSTGQRALRPGSGRPAPSPRQDVAPGMPCRRRLSCSMQAEEGTDWLLELLTELQLQQYFLRIRDELNVTRLSHFEYVKNEDLEKIGMGRPGQRRLWEAVKRRKAMCKRKSWMSKVFSGKRPESELPPQPQSTFRKPPTPPPPEAGGQNSLTCLVRERDLSLFEKLGDGSFGVVRRGEWCTPAGKTLNVAVKCLKTDVLSQPEALDDFIREVNAMHSLDHRNLIRLYGVVLSHPMKMVTELAPLGSLLDRLRKNQGHFLISTLCQYAIQVAKGMAYLESKRFIHRDLAARNILLASNELVKIGDFGLMRALPKNDDHYVMQEHRKVPFAWCAPESLKTRTFSHASDTWMFGVTLWEMFTYGQEPWIGLNGSQILHKIDKEGERLPRPEDCPQDVYNVMLQCWAHKPEDRPTFVALRDFLVEAQPTDMRALQDFEEPDKLHIQMNDIITVIEGRAENYWWRGQNKRTLKVGQFPRNTVTSVAGLSAHDISQPLKNSFIHTGHGDTNPQHCWGFPDKIDELYLGNPMDPPDILGVDPSAARPTQLPGRAKRQPPPRPPQPTVLLTKPCYDPVSEEEEGLPGGLRKLCLKKPGTGKGLRPVKPSARVPGTKVGERQPSRPASEGPAGGEVTLIDFGEEVPQGSPSPVGELTTPSLVKLAMEAFSLLDKTPPQSPTRALPRPLHPTPVVDWDARPLPPPPAYDDVAQDEDDFEVCSITSPPSRRGKTNYGFVDEGERGPVLEDNLFLPPKETKQPSLTQTTELFEELQQECMKRLNVPLGPAVPADDKPQIPPRVPIPPRPLRRNEPGRWSGELSPASGGEEDRPPQIPPRDPLSQPTSRTPSPMALQVGSPQQRTPLCSCLSTSPGKPMPTTQSFALDPKYATPKVIQAQGKDCSKGPCILPIVKDGQKVSSTHYYLLPERPAYLDKYEKFFKEAKSPEEVLASRPVTTATVRPMVQQPPPDCKANFSSNNSNPGPKCLVKASCSLQKIVYDGPDGYRPADKIRLVQDTVHGVTTEECQAALQNHGWSVQRAIQYLKAVTAGTGRAASDPEQASRRGATPPVPTPTHATCCWTLD